In Pseudomonas sp. PDM14, a genomic segment contains:
- a CDS encoding NAD(P)-binding domain-containing protein produces MTTRIAIIGAGPCGLAQLRAFQSAAAKGAEIPELVCYEKQSDWGGMWNYTWRTGLDEHGEPVHGSMYRYLWSNGPKECLEFADYTFDEHFGRPMGSYPPREVLWDYIKGRVDKAGVRKYIQFNTTVRGVTYDAARGTFDVTVHSYDQDLTSTETFDYVIVASGHFSTPNVPYFEGFEHFAGRVLHAHDFRDALEFKGKDVLIVGSSYSAEDIGSQCYKYGARSITSCYRTGPMGYKWPENWEEKPLLTHVKGSTAYFADGSSKHIDAIVLCTGYKHHFPFLAEELRLKTDNRLWPLNLYKGVCWEDNPKLMYLGMQDQWYSFNMFDAQAWYARDVILGRIALPDQAAMHAENQAWRDEEGTLKNAQEMFEYQGKYIQTLIDSTDYPSFDIAAVNQTFLEWKHDKYEDIMGYRNKCHRSLMTGTMATPHHTSWLEALDDSLTAYLADEPQTSIKAVG; encoded by the coding sequence ATGACCACTCGCATCGCCATCATCGGTGCCGGCCCCTGCGGCCTGGCTCAGCTACGCGCCTTCCAGTCCGCCGCAGCCAAGGGCGCGGAAATCCCCGAGCTGGTCTGCTACGAGAAGCAGAGCGACTGGGGCGGCATGTGGAACTACACCTGGCGTACCGGGCTGGACGAGCACGGCGAGCCGGTGCACGGCAGCATGTACCGCTACCTGTGGTCCAACGGACCCAAGGAATGCCTGGAGTTCGCCGACTACACCTTCGACGAACACTTCGGCCGGCCGATGGGCTCCTACCCGCCGCGTGAAGTGCTGTGGGACTACATCAAGGGCCGCGTCGACAAGGCTGGCGTGCGCAAGTACATCCAGTTCAACACCACCGTGCGCGGGGTGACCTACGACGCCGCACGCGGCACCTTCGACGTCACCGTGCACAGCTACGACCAGGACCTGACCAGCACCGAGACGTTCGATTACGTGATCGTCGCCAGCGGCCATTTCTCCACGCCCAACGTGCCCTACTTCGAGGGCTTCGAGCACTTCGCCGGGCGCGTGCTGCATGCCCATGACTTCCGCGACGCCCTCGAATTCAAGGGCAAGGACGTATTGATCGTCGGCAGCAGCTACTCCGCCGAGGACATCGGTTCGCAGTGCTACAAGTACGGTGCGCGGTCGATCACCAGCTGCTACCGCACCGGGCCGATGGGCTACAAGTGGCCGGAGAACTGGGAAGAGAAACCGCTGCTGACCCACGTCAAGGGCAGCACCGCGTACTTCGCCGATGGCAGCAGCAAGCACATCGACGCCATCGTCCTGTGCACCGGCTACAAGCATCACTTCCCGTTCCTCGCCGAAGAGCTGCGCCTGAAGACCGACAACCGGCTGTGGCCGCTGAACCTCTACAAGGGCGTGTGCTGGGAAGACAACCCCAAGCTGATGTACCTCGGCATGCAGGACCAGTGGTACAGCTTCAACATGTTCGACGCCCAGGCCTGGTACGCCCGTGACGTGATCCTCGGGCGCATCGCCCTGCCTGACCAGGCCGCCATGCACGCGGAAAACCAGGCCTGGCGCGACGAGGAAGGCACGCTGAAGAACGCCCAGGAAATGTTCGAGTACCAGGGCAAGTACATCCAGACCCTGATCGACAGCACAGACTACCCGAGCTTCGACATCGCCGCGGTGAACCAGACCTTCCTCGAGTGGAAGCACGACAAGTACGAAGACATCATGGGCTACCGCAACAAATGCCACCGCTCGCTGATGACCGGAACCATGGCGACCCCGCACCACACCAGTTGGCTCGAAGCGCTGGACGACTCGCTGACGGCCTACCTGGCCGACGAACCACAAACGTCCATCAAGGCGGTGGGCTGA
- a CDS encoding DUF1989 domain-containing protein produces the protein MLQPIISQPREPALFARAPDLERHRVAPGGLTVIALEAGDRLDVIDVEGDQSAELLAFTAEGREALAALGLSGQSGADFSARLLANGSAESLHMRLGLSQRGIDCRHLPAAASLWPSATPAGFSRSLSAEAGVLVLVAAPGGHTPVDSQLRASELRLLIHRANPRSLLTPTLPAPLGEVIDEFTIRPGTARDYAVGAGQYIQVIDVAGRQCSDFVAFDRRGLDAGREIDLDPTVTRTLNGNAYPGPGLFSKFFDRDMQPMLEVVRDTVGRHDTFALACAARYYEAQGYFGHANCSDNISRSLDKHGVRARAGWPAINFFFNTGIDAHQQLTLDEPWSRPGDYVLLKAMSDLICASSSCPDDIDPANGWQPTDIHIRVYSDKERFSIAMANRKTPDADPVLTRESGFHPGTAALTRNHIDYRGWWTPTHFDGYGAIEEYHGCRERVAVMDLSALRKFEVIGPDAEALLNYCLTRDVRKLAVGQVVYSAMCYEHGGMIDDGTLLRLGPDTFRWICGEDFAGDWLRQQAEKLGMKVWIKSASEQIHNIAVQGPLSRELLAQMIWTPGTQPTLTELGWFRFLIGRLDDYNGPPLMVSRTGYTGELGYEVWCHPDDAMKVWTRLWQLGEPLGLVPLGLHALDTLRIEAGLIFAGYEFSDQTDPYEAGIGFCVPLKSKQDAFIGRDALLRRNASPQHKLVGLELDGNEPAHHGDCVHDGRAQVGVITSATRSPVLGKNIALCRLDVGYCEPGTRLEIGKLDGQQKRIGATVTSGTVAYDPDKSRVRS, from the coding sequence ATGTTGCAACCCATCATCAGCCAGCCCCGAGAGCCGGCGCTGTTCGCCCGGGCGCCGGACCTGGAGCGCCACCGCGTTGCCCCTGGCGGCTTGACGGTGATCGCGCTGGAGGCCGGTGACCGGCTCGACGTGATCGATGTCGAGGGCGACCAGTCCGCCGAGCTGCTGGCCTTTACCGCAGAGGGTCGTGAGGCCCTGGCCGCACTCGGCCTGAGCGGCCAGTCCGGTGCCGACTTCAGCGCACGCCTGCTCGCCAATGGCAGCGCCGAATCGCTGCACATGCGCCTGGGCCTGAGCCAGCGCGGTATCGATTGCCGCCATCTGCCAGCGGCCGCATCACTCTGGCCATCCGCTACACCGGCCGGGTTTTCGCGCAGCCTCAGCGCCGAAGCCGGCGTACTGGTGCTGGTCGCCGCGCCCGGCGGGCATACCCCGGTGGATAGCCAGCTGCGTGCCAGTGAACTGCGCCTGCTGATCCACCGGGCCAACCCGCGCTCGCTGCTGACACCAACGCTGCCGGCACCACTGGGCGAGGTGATCGACGAGTTCACCATCCGCCCCGGCACCGCCCGCGACTATGCGGTGGGTGCCGGCCAGTACATCCAGGTGATCGACGTTGCCGGGCGGCAATGTTCCGACTTCGTCGCCTTCGACCGCCGCGGCCTGGACGCCGGTCGCGAGATCGACCTCGACCCCACCGTCACCCGCACCCTGAACGGCAACGCCTACCCGGGCCCCGGCCTGTTCAGCAAGTTCTTCGACCGCGACATGCAGCCGATGCTGGAAGTGGTACGCGACACCGTCGGCCGCCACGACACCTTCGCCCTCGCCTGCGCCGCGCGCTACTACGAGGCGCAGGGCTACTTCGGCCACGCCAACTGCAGCGACAACATCAGCCGCAGCCTGGACAAGCATGGCGTGCGCGCCCGTGCAGGCTGGCCGGCGATTAATTTCTTCTTCAACACCGGCATCGACGCGCACCAGCAACTGACCCTCGACGAGCCCTGGTCGCGCCCCGGCGACTACGTGCTGCTCAAGGCGATGAGCGACCTGATCTGCGCCAGCAGCTCCTGCCCGGACGACATCGACCCGGCCAACGGCTGGCAGCCCACCGACATCCACATCCGCGTGTATTCCGACAAGGAGCGCTTCAGTATCGCCATGGCCAATCGCAAGACTCCCGACGCCGACCCGGTGCTGACCCGCGAAAGCGGCTTCCATCCGGGCACCGCCGCCCTCACCCGCAACCACATCGACTACCGCGGCTGGTGGACGCCCACCCACTTCGACGGCTACGGCGCCATCGAGGAGTACCACGGCTGCCGCGAGCGCGTGGCGGTGATGGACCTCAGCGCCCTGCGCAAATTCGAGGTCATCGGCCCGGATGCCGAGGCCCTGCTCAACTACTGCCTGACCCGCGACGTGCGCAAGCTGGCGGTCGGCCAGGTGGTCTACAGCGCCATGTGCTACGAGCACGGCGGCATGATCGACGACGGCACCCTGCTGCGCCTGGGCCCGGACACCTTCCGCTGGATCTGCGGCGAGGATTTCGCCGGTGACTGGCTGCGTCAGCAGGCCGAGAAACTCGGCATGAAGGTGTGGATCAAGTCCGCCTCCGAGCAGATCCACAACATCGCCGTGCAGGGCCCGCTGAGCCGCGAACTGCTGGCACAGATGATCTGGACGCCGGGCACCCAGCCGACGCTCACCGAGCTGGGCTGGTTCCGTTTTCTGATCGGCCGCCTGGACGACTACAACGGCCCGCCGCTGATGGTCTCTCGCACCGGCTATACCGGCGAACTGGGCTACGAGGTCTGGTGCCACCCCGATGACGCGATGAAGGTCTGGACCCGCCTCTGGCAGCTCGGCGAGCCGCTCGGCCTGGTGCCGCTCGGCCTGCACGCCCTGGATACATTGCGCATCGAGGCCGGCTTGATCTTCGCCGGCTACGAATTCAGCGACCAGACCGACCCGTACGAGGCCGGCATCGGCTTCTGTGTGCCACTGAAGAGCAAGCAGGACGCCTTCATCGGTCGCGATGCCCTGCTGCGGCGCAACGCCAGCCCGCAGCACAAGCTGGTCGGCCTGGAACTGGACGGCAACGAGCCGGCGCACCACGGCGACTGCGTGCACGACGGCCGCGCCCAGGTCGGCGTGATCACCAGCGCCACGCGCTCGCCCGTGCTGGGCAAGAACATCGCCCTGTGCCGGC